Proteins encoded within one genomic window of Aspergillus nidulans FGSC A4 chromosome VII:
- a CDS encoding protein canB (transcript_id=CADANIAT00008453) codes for MLRRLTTRLPLRPLQTPALRSRSQFLATSSYCTYSEMPDPSDRKAVTRYLEQTHDKIFESNRAWVASKKGADPEFFNKLAAGQSPEYLYIGCSDSRVPANEIMGLDAGEVFVHRNIANVVPTIDLSSMSVINYAVGHLKVKHIVVCGHYNCGGVQAALTPTDLGILNPWLRNIRDVYRLHEKELDAIEDDGERFNRLVELNVIESCRSVIKTAVVQQSYEENGFPIVHGWVFNLKDGLLKDLNIDFPGILADIQKIYNLTKGSS; via the exons ATGTTGCGCAGATTAACTACGCGCTTACCCCTCCGTCCGCTGCAGACTCCGGCTCTTCGCTCTCGTTCTCAGTTCCTCGCAACCTCATCATACTGCACATACTCCGAGATGCCTGACCCAAGTGATCGCAAGGCGGTCACCCGCTACCTTGAGCAGACCCATGATAAAATCTTCGAGAGCAATCGTGCTTGGGTTGCTTCGAAGAAGGGCGCTGACCCAGAGTTCTTCAAcaagcttgctgctggacagTCTCCTGAGTACCT CTACATCGGTTGCTCTGACAGCCGTGTCCCCGCGAACGAGATCATGGGTCTCGATGCTGGAGAGGTCTTTGTCCACCGCAACATCGCGAACGTTGTTCCTACCATCGATTTGAGCTCCATGTCCGTCATCAACTACGCCGTCGGCCACCTCAAGGTCAAGCATATCGTCGTCTGCGGCCACTACAACTGCGGCGGCGTCCAGGCAGCCCTTACTCCTACAGACCTGGGCATACTCAACCCGTGGCTGCGAAATATTCGCGACGTCTACCGGCTACACGAGAAGGAGCTCGATGCGATCGAGGACGACGGAGAGCGATTCAACCGCCTGGTTGAGTTGAACGTTATCGAGTCGTGCCGCAGCGTCATCAAGACTGCCGTGGTGCAGCAAAGCTACGAGGAGAACGGGTTTCCCATTGTCCACGGTTGGGTGTTCAACCTGAAGGATGGTCTGCTTAAGGATCTTAATATTGACTTTCCTGGGATATTGGCGGACATCCAAAAGATCTACAACCTCACCAAGGGTTCTTCATAG
- a CDS encoding uncharacterized protein (transcript_id=CADANIAT00008454), translating into MAAPPSSRTDFRIAILCPLPLEAEVVKPLFSRIYHAVEFPTLLKVRGDPNSYTLGRIGTYDVALVHMPSAGKAVASSVVAHMKMSYPRIQIAFLIGICGGVPFIDKSLAARGNTNIYLGDVIIGTGVVQYDRLPLGPYRKDALEENLGRPNQEIHSFLSKIKTRVDTLSDRQCRYLAMIQRHVRAQCPGAQYDIVYSRTYNHREVNCQCSLGVDADETVVARRRNFDVVPFLHFGTLGSGDSVIMSHKFRDDIAKKQKVIGFEMEAAGVWGQYPCILVKGVSDYADSHKSKRWQYFAAASAAACMRALLDEAPISVNQESTLGSISRDHVQGLFSIEKAQEVFIRMLGFGRTTFRLNEVPEAHKETYCVVLSFFFSIKGADLERSAIEMYRSLLHQLFSSRAIPPDAKDRFSEIAFNAVRIRETSNWCIRDLKGLLLSVIQSLRNQRVLLIIDALDQCRQDERGDTILFLQHLVDFAMASGAYLKVCLSSRHYPNLNITYGIELVLENQPEHHSDIRKYVESTITGVRSRAAKEVQDKICVRASGVFLWVHRVVPSLNEAFKMGDMRKVQHLYDETPHDLERIFTDILTSDEEDIDDLILCLQLVLLSSRPLSREELYFAISFADCGLARRDIDLQTDTALDRFIVHVSKGLIEVVQSRAQFIHESLRDFLLRRNSLSTLRAELRQNIIGRSHEKIARVCLNYIYEVSENRAYSDVVRELADLPRHMRSEFIRRRIPFLGYACSDFLYHFKAAQAAGVLEAPFLNLSKIFQSLRSSKAWVSEP; encoded by the exons ATGGCCGCGCCACCATCAAGCCGCACGGATTTCAGAATCGCGATCCTCTGTCCCCTCCCCCTCGAAGCAGAAGTCGTAAAACCACTCTTTAGTCGGATATACCATGCCGTTGAATTTCCCACGCTTTTGAAAGTACGTGGTGATCCGAACTCATACACACTTGGAAGGATCGGGACGTACGATGTGGCTCTGGTACACATGCCCAGTGCGGGGAAAGCAGTCGCTTCTAGCGTAGTGGCTCATATGAAAATGAGCTATCCTCGAATTCAGATTGCTTTTCTGATAGGAATCTGTGGGGGTGTCCCATTCATCGATAAGTCACTGGCCGCGCGAGGTAATACCAACATTTATCTTGGTGATGTGATAATCGGTACAGGGGTCGTTCAGTATGACCGCCTACCCCTTGGTCCATATCGCAAAGATGCACTGGAGGAGAACCTGGGAAGACCGAACCAAGAGATACATTCTTTTTTGTCGAAGATAAAGACCCGTGTTGATACCTTGAGCGATCGGCAATGCCGTTATCTTGCGATGATTCAACGGCATGTGCGAGCACAGTGCCCAGGCGCTCAGTATGACATTGTCTACAGTCGGACGTACAATCATCGAGAGGTTAATTGCCAGTGCTCTCTGGGTGTGGATGCTGACGAGACGGTGGTTGCTCGCCGGCGCAACTTCGATGTAGTACCATTTCTGCATTTCGGAACGCTGGGCTCAGGGGATAGTGTTATCATGTCTCACAAATTCCGCGACGATATCGCAAAAAAACAAAAGGTCATAGGGTTTGAAATGGAAGCGGCAGGTGTATGGGGCCAGTATCCTTGTATCCTGGTCAAAGGGGTTAGTGACTATGCTGATAGCCATAAGAGCAAACGCTGGCAGTACTTCGCAGCGGCAAGTGCAGCAGCCTGCATGCGAGCGCTTCTGGACGAGGCGCCGATATCCGTTA ACCAGGAATCGACACTTGGTTCCATCTCACGGGACCACGTACAGGGTCTTTTTTCTATTGAAAAAGCCCAGGAGGTCTTCATTCGTATGTTGGGCTTTGGCCGAACCACTTTCCGTCTGAACGAAGTACCAGAAGCCCACAAAGAGACGT ATTGTGTCGTCTTGTcgtttttcttctccatcaaAGGGGCTGATTTGGAGAGGTCGGCTATTGAGATGTATCGATCCTTACTGcatcagctcttcagctCAAGAGCGATTCCGCCAGACGCAAAAGATCGATTTTCTGAGATTGCATTTAATGCTGTAAGAATCCGTGAAACTTCGAACTGGTGTATAAGGGACCTCAAAGGACTGCTGCTGTCTGTCATTCAATCACTAAGGAATCAACGGGTACTGCTTATCATCGATGCCCTCGACCAGTGTCGGCAGGACGAAAGAGGCGATACGATTCTGTTTCTGCAGCACCTGGTTGACTTTGCGATGGCATCCGGGGCCTACTTGAAGGTGTGCCTCTCTAGTAGGCATTATCCCAATTTAAACATTACATACGGCATCGAACTTGTGCTGGAAAATCAGCCAGAACATCATTCTGATATCAGAAAATATGTTGAATCGACAATTACAGGGGTAAGatccagagcagcaaaggaagtGCAAGACAAAATATGCGTTAGAGCATCAGGAGTTTTCCTCTGGGTCCACCGCGTTGTCCCCTCATTGAATGAAGCTTTCAAGATGGGCGATATGCGGAAGGTGCAGCATCTTTATGACGAAACGCCACATGATCTAGAAAGGATTTTCACCGATATCCTCACctctgatgaagaggacataGACGACCTCATCTTATGTTTGCAGCTTGTCCTTTTATCATCCCGCCCGCTATCGAGGGAAGAGCTCTATTTCGCAATTTCGTTCGCCGATTGCGGACTAGCCAGACGGGATATAGACCTGCAAACCGACACAGCCCTCGATAGATTCATAGTCCATGTGTCCAAGGGGCTGATTGAGGTTGTGCAGTCCAGGGCACAGTTCATTCACGAGTCGCTGAGAGATTTTCTCCTACGAAGGAACAGCCTCAGTACACTGCGGGCCGAGCTGAGACAGAACATTATCGGGAGATCTCACGAGAAAATCGCCCGGGTGTGCTTGAACTATATATATGAAGTCAGTGAAAATAGAGCATACTCGGATGTAGTGAGAGAGTTGGCCGACCTTCCGCGGCATATGCGGTCCGAATTCATCAGGAGACGTATCCCATTCCTTGGTTATGCTTGCTCCGACTTTCTGTATCATTTTAAGGCAGCCCAGGCTGCAGGTGTCCTGGAAGCTCCTTTTCTGAACCTCTCAAAGATCTTCCAGAGCTTGAGGTCTTCCAAAGCTTGGGTGTCCGAGCCATAG